A stretch of the Vidua chalybeata isolate OUT-0048 chromosome Z, bVidCha1 merged haplotype, whole genome shotgun sequence genome encodes the following:
- the LOC128781795 gene encoding cytochrome c oxidase subunit 7C, mitochondrial has product MLSAGVRRFATSAIRRSHYEEGPGKNLPFSVDNKWRLLAMMCVFFGSGFGAPFFIVRHQLLKK; this is encoded by the exons atgcTGTCCGCCGGTGTCCGCCGCTTCGCTACGTCCGCCATCCGCCGCAGCCACTATGAGGAGGGACCCGGGAAG aACCTCCCCTTCTCTGTGGACAACAAGTGGCGGCTGCTCGCGATGATGTGTGTGTTCTTTGGGAGTGGATTTGGTGCCCCTTTCTTTATAGTCAGACACCAGCTCCTGAAGAAATGA